In the genome of Mogibacterium neglectum, the window GCTCGGTTTCAGAGTTGTCGGATCTACGCAATCATACTCTATAGCATACGCAGGTCTAACAATCTCAGCATGTTCAAGTCCTGGAATAGTGCGATAGAATTTCTCCTGCACATCCTCAGGCAAGCTTGAAGACATGCCCTGAATATACATCTCATCAGTATCTAGACCTTCAGGCTCAACGAAGAGCTGATGTCTATCCCTATCCTTAAATCTAGAAACCTTATCCTCAATAGAAGGACAATATCTAGGACCTACACCTATAATGTTGCCGGAGTACATCGCTGAACGATCTATATTTTCAATGATAATCATGTGTGTCTCGCTATTAGTATATGAAAGCCAGCAAGATATTTGGTTTCTGCCGAGATCCTTTCCTTCATTCATAAATGAAAAAGGAATAATTTCATCATCTCCATCCTGCTGCTTCATTTTGTCATAATCAAGCGTCGAAGCTAGCATTCTTGCAGGTGTTCCAGTCTTAAATCTGCGCATCGGAAGTCCATATTCATGAAGTTTATCCGCAAGCTCCATAGATGGAGCAAGACCGCTTGGTCCGCTGTAATAAGCACTTTCACCGATGAATACCTTTCCTGCAAGAAAGGTTCCTGTGCACATAATTACAGCTTTAGCCATGTAAATAGAATTAGTTCTCGTAATCACTCCACACGTAGCACCGTCTTCGATAATAAGGTCAACCACCTCAGCTTGCTTAAGGCTGAGTTTTTCTTCATTCTCAATGGTCTTCTTCATCTCGAGATGATATCTCGTCTTATCCGCCTGTGCACGAAGCGAATGAACAGCCGGTCCTTTAGATGTGTTAATCATTTTGCTCTGAATAAATGTCTTATCGATGTTAAGTCCCATCTCTCCACCAAGCGCATCTATTTCACACACGAGATGACCCTTTCCAGTTCCTCCTATAGAAGGATTGCAAGGCATCATTGCAACAGATTCTAGGTTCATCGAGAGCAGCAGTGTCTCGCATCCGATTCTTGCAGCAGCAAGTCCTGCCTCGCATCCCGCATGTCCAGCTCCTACTATAACTACGTCGTATTCACCCATAAGACTATATTTATTTGAATTTTTTATTTCCTGCAAATTCATACTTATTTTCCCAAACAAAACTTAGAGAATACCGTATCTAAAATCTCTTCGCTTGCGGTTTCTCCGATTATCTCACCTAATATCTGAAAGGCATCATGCACCTCAATCTCGACAATTTCAAGCGGCTCATGCATATCTAAAAGTTCAATACCTTGAACTAATGACTCACTTGCTCTGACGAGAGCATCTTTGTGCCTCTCATTTGTAACAATATTTCCACCTTCACTCTTAAAAAATCCTTCTGCAAAAATATCTTCTATCGCATCTCGTACTTTTCCGATTCCCTCAATAGTTTTTACAGTAGTATAAAGCATACTATTACAGCTAAGTATACTTTTAATTTTCTCAATTTCTCTTTTAGGTATATTAATACCAAGGTCCTCTTTATTTACTACGAGAAGCACCTTCT includes:
- the mnmG gene encoding tRNA uridine-5-carboxymethylaminomethyl(34) synthesis enzyme MnmG, translated to MNLQEIKNSNKYSLMGEYDVVIVGAGHAGCEAGLAAARIGCETLLLSMNLESVAMMPCNPSIGGTGKGHLVCEIDALGGEMGLNIDKTFIQSKMINTSKGPAVHSLRAQADKTRYHLEMKKTIENEEKLSLKQAEVVDLIIEDGATCGVITRTNSIYMAKAVIMCTGTFLAGKVFIGESAYYSGPSGLAPSMELADKLHEYGLPMRRFKTGTPARMLASTLDYDKMKQQDGDDEIIPFSFMNEGKDLGRNQISCWLSYTNSETHMIIIENIDRSAMYSGNIIGVGPRYCPSIEDKVSRFKDRDRHQLFVEPEGLDTDEMYIQGMSSSLPEDVQEKFYRTIPGLEHAEIVRPAYAIEYDCVDPTTLKPSLESKLIDNMFCAGQFNGSSGYEEAAAQGLIAGINAARKINGKNPLVLGRNEAYIGVLIDDLVTKGTMEPYRIMTSRAEFRLILRQDNADRRLTEIGYEYGLVSDERYSKFISKKKLVDGEIERLRNKYTEFSKLNEFLVSQGSHEATNNNITFYDLLRRPEISYEALKVIDDEKRPQLNRAERYEVEVRIKYAGYIDKQLAQVEKMKKLENKKLPKSINYDEINGLRLEARQKLSEINPMNIGQASRISGVSPADINVLLIYLEKERRSIERSKRNEYEG